One Rhodopirellula bahusiensis genomic region harbors:
- a CDS encoding tyrosine-type recombinase/integrase, protein MNIDPKTIEPTLRNLDSFSMDDQGQLSYRKKRGGGNKRLGVMIEEMFFEIVQRPMKLADISPEVAVMIIMRLKRQNARGHTLGLWFEWFKDRNLVAFTLGWAEQHDFSQVRAGTKTDWTQNRQNLAMPEAVAVKKCDRSTEQSLTLTAFLDGEYIPARLVGKSPNTIRLYRNTIRSFTKWLGRAPVVGDLNTKTVAGYLQWMLEHTQLSPHTIEKERTELTAFWNFAARRGWLPDFPDIPAINCPKRVPDAWSDEQLVALMKACESDRGDIGKVPASKFWPALVSIIYDTGERIGAVLELTFDDIDKSGWLIVRGEHRKGGKADKGFKLRPETVKRIEAIRQYQPTGRIFEWPYAKTFIWKKFGECIEDAGLPSNRRTKFHKIRRSAASDFEAAGGNATALLGHSDRRTTEAYLDPRVIKEIHPADIVPGIGQKGADRDVSGHQSDAPKTTEGTPRASGQNGQKSDAAEKNATDSMVDQFRAFLEQQGKGGAS, encoded by the coding sequence ATGAACATCGACCCCAAAACGATCGAGCCGACGCTCCGGAATCTCGACAGTTTCAGCATGGATGACCAAGGCCAGTTGAGCTACCGCAAGAAGCGAGGCGGTGGGAACAAGCGTCTTGGCGTGATGATTGAGGAGATGTTCTTCGAGATCGTTCAGAGGCCCATGAAGCTGGCCGACATCTCTCCCGAGGTTGCTGTGATGATCATCATGCGGTTGAAGCGGCAAAACGCTCGAGGCCATACCCTCGGGCTTTGGTTTGAATGGTTCAAGGACAGGAACCTTGTCGCGTTCACGCTCGGGTGGGCAGAGCAGCACGACTTTTCACAAGTTCGCGCCGGTACAAAAACTGATTGGACTCAGAACCGGCAGAACCTCGCAATGCCCGAGGCGGTGGCGGTCAAGAAGTGCGACCGCTCCACAGAACAAAGCCTCACACTGACGGCGTTTCTGGATGGCGAATACATTCCAGCACGACTGGTCGGCAAGAGTCCGAACACCATCCGGCTTTATCGGAACACGATCCGGTCATTCACCAAGTGGCTCGGAAGGGCCCCGGTGGTTGGCGACTTGAACACGAAGACCGTTGCCGGCTACCTGCAATGGATGCTTGAGCACACCCAGTTGAGCCCGCACACCATCGAGAAGGAGCGCACCGAGCTGACCGCGTTCTGGAACTTCGCAGCCCGCCGCGGTTGGTTACCTGACTTCCCGGACATTCCCGCGATCAATTGCCCGAAGCGTGTTCCCGATGCGTGGAGCGACGAACAGCTTGTTGCGTTGATGAAGGCTTGCGAATCCGACCGCGGCGACATCGGCAAAGTGCCTGCGTCAAAGTTCTGGCCAGCCCTTGTGAGCATCATCTACGACACCGGAGAACGTATCGGAGCCGTGCTGGAGCTCACGTTTGACGACATCGACAAAAGCGGATGGTTGATCGTACGCGGCGAACACCGAAAGGGTGGAAAAGCCGACAAGGGTTTTAAGCTTCGTCCCGAGACCGTAAAGCGAATCGAAGCGATCCGACAGTATCAACCGACTGGCCGCATTTTTGAATGGCCGTACGCCAAGACATTCATCTGGAAAAAGTTCGGGGAGTGCATTGAAGACGCTGGCTTGCCATCCAATCGGCGGACCAAGTTTCATAAGATCCGGCGTTCGGCTGCCAGTGACTTCGAAGCTGCCGGAGGGAACGCCACCGCATTGTTAGGGCACTCCGACCGACGAACCACCGAGGCTTACTTGGACCCCAGGGTGATCAAAGAAATTCATCCGGCGGACATCGTGCCGGGGATTGGCCAGAAGGGTGCGGATCGCGATGTTTCGGGCCATCAAAGTGATGCCCCGAAAACGACGGAGGGAACGCCTCGGGCTTCTGGTCAAAATGGCCAGAAGTCGGACGCAGCCGAGAAGAACGCGACCGACTCGATGGTCGATCAATTCCGTGCGTTCTTGGAGCAACAAGGCAAAGGGGGTGCATCATGA
- a CDS encoding MerR family transcriptional regulator yields the protein MSREFLARYREALEQQAAAEKALIDCRVEVAMVEKENELNVRASMTLPKSMTDRFIAEHRGKLEADDLEFLSEKHRGGKETADYLAVSESKLKRMANDGTLEVRRTGAGHRRYCTVSVVRHLIEDSNADTGKGDA from the coding sequence ATGAGCCGTGAATTTCTCGCCCGCTACCGCGAAGCATTGGAGCAACAAGCCGCGGCTGAAAAGGCTTTGATCGATTGCCGCGTTGAAGTGGCAATGGTCGAGAAGGAAAACGAATTGAATGTGAGGGCCTCCATGACGCTGCCCAAGTCGATGACCGATCGATTCATTGCCGAGCACCGGGGCAAGCTGGAAGCCGACGACTTGGAGTTCCTCTCGGAGAAGCACCGCGGGGGCAAAGAGACGGCCGACTACTTGGCTGTTTCAGAATCAAAGCTCAAACGGATGGCAAACGATGGGACGCTCGAGGTTCGACGCACTGGGGCAGGACACCGCCGCTACTGTACGGTCTCGGTTGTTCGGCACTTGATCGAAGATTCAAACGCAGACACCGGCAAAGGGGACGCATGA
- a CDS encoding helix-turn-helix transcriptional regulator, with amino-acid sequence MIEQQTRGEQLAALRKIKIPSAKHRGRTVSGSMCKMVLRIIDDRAGHQGCFASQATIAEEVGCSVATVSRAVSVLTSMDLITIERPNPYSPNHHHINWTAVFQCVAACQDDDGTKPTQIWPEANPDLAPSQDALGTEPRSSWPEAMGNAPSIATSNAPTNRPDEWAEVVAEMFRWGLKSAAVAVDAARQSGWSIELVRELFIEAGGNREPQRWEPGQLANWLTGKTPPPFGEHEAAQRAANRIDGPAKREASEVRESVRRDGQSRGVPEFIIEGLTFRKLAAAGLDRFATDAEQAAAVRLDELDRERSKNTSHTVNARSDSAPTAIDEPQNRERATAGHTGRQTQDAGNQPRVRTPTSSVFQRIPPGNRGTRAFDRKRAELFDVLAD; translated from the coding sequence ATGATCGAACAGCAAACCAGAGGCGAACAGCTCGCAGCATTGCGGAAGATCAAGATTCCATCCGCCAAACATCGCGGGCGAACTGTATCGGGTTCCATGTGCAAAATGGTTCTGCGGATCATCGACGACCGGGCAGGGCATCAAGGGTGCTTTGCCAGCCAAGCGACCATTGCCGAGGAGGTGGGCTGCAGCGTGGCGACCGTATCCCGCGCGGTGTCGGTGCTCACGTCGATGGACCTAATCACCATTGAGCGACCGAACCCCTATTCACCGAATCACCACCACATCAACTGGACCGCCGTTTTTCAGTGTGTTGCAGCATGCCAAGACGATGATGGCACCAAGCCAACACAAATTTGGCCCGAGGCCAATCCTGACTTGGCACCAAGCCAAGATGCACTTGGCACAGAGCCAAGATCGTCTTGGCCAGAAGCCATGGGAAACGCCCCATCAATCGCAACTTCAAACGCCCCCACCAATCGCCCCGATGAATGGGCGGAGGTGGTGGCCGAGATGTTTCGATGGGGATTGAAATCCGCAGCGGTCGCAGTCGATGCCGCTCGGCAGTCTGGTTGGTCGATCGAGCTCGTTCGTGAGTTGTTCATCGAAGCAGGAGGCAATCGGGAGCCCCAGCGATGGGAGCCAGGCCAGCTTGCAAACTGGTTGACAGGCAAAACCCCGCCGCCCTTCGGAGAGCACGAAGCCGCCCAGCGTGCCGCCAATCGGATCGATGGACCCGCCAAGCGTGAAGCGAGCGAGGTTCGCGAATCTGTCCGGCGCGATGGGCAGTCTCGTGGCGTGCCCGAGTTCATTATCGAGGGGCTGACGTTCCGCAAGTTGGCCGCCGCTGGCCTGGATCGCTTCGCAACCGACGCCGAACAAGCCGCCGCGGTGCGTCTCGATGAACTGGATCGGGAGCGGAGCAAAAATACGTCTCACACCGTCAACGCTCGCAGCGATTCAGCACCGACCGCGATTGATGAGCCACAGAACCGGGAACGTGCGACAGCGGGGCACACAGGACGCCAAACACAAGACGCGGGAAATCAGCCCCGAGTCCGCACCCCAACCAGCTCGGTGTTCCAAAGAATCCCACCGGGCAACCGTGGCACCCGAGCGTTTGATCGAAAGCGTGCCGAACTGTTCGACGTGTTGGCCGATTGA